CATGCCCAAGCCTGTTGTGGTTATGGCCCTGACCGCCGGGCGAAAGATACCGGGAGCAAGATTCCGGGTTGGGCAATATGTTGCTCCCCTGCGCGAGGAGAATATCAATCTTCGCTGGTGGCCCGCGCCAATTGCAAAACACCCGCCCCGTAGCCATGCTCTGCGTCCACTCTGGTTGCCGTTATCAGTTATTGGCCGGATCCCGGCCGTTGCTGCTACATATAAAGCCGATGTAACCTTGACCTCACGTGAGCTTGTTTCTACGATGGTGACCTGGGAACCGATGCTCAAAAAACCGTATGTCCTAGATGTGGATGATGCAATTTGGCTTCATCGGGGAGGCCGTTTCGCCAAGCGCCTGGGCAAAATTGCGGACGTAGTTGTAGCAGGAAATAGTTATGTGGCCGACTGGTTCTCACAATATTGCGACCAGATTGAGATCATTCCAACTGCCGTTGACACAGATCGATTCATACCCAACCAAAACCAAAACGACAGGCACCCTGTTATCGGCTGGAGTGGGACCTATTCAAACCTTCCCTTTCTTGAAGCATTACAACCGGCAATACGACGCGTCTTTGAAGCCCGCCCCGATGTGAAATTGCGGATCAGTTCCGATCGACATCCCAAGCTCAATGACCTCCCATCCGACAGGGTTGAGTATGAGCCCTGGTCGGTCCAAGGAGAAGTGGCTTTTATCAATTCTCTGGACATAGGGCTCATGCCCTTGGCTGATAACGCCTGGTCCCAGGGTAAATGTTCCTATAAAATGTTGCTCTACCTTTCATGTCAAGTGGCAGTGGTGGTATCCCCCATTGGCATGAATAGTGAAGTACTCGAGGCAAGGGATGTTGGACGTGGCGCCACGTCAGAGGATTCCTGGGTCGATGCTCTTATTGAGCTGATCGACGATGCTGAGTTGCGTAAGCAGATGGGAAAAAGAGGCAGAGACCTGATAACCTCTTCCTATTCGATCAAGGCGTTGACACCAAAGCTCGCCTCGGTTTTTCGAAAAGCGGCGGGGAGATAAGACAAGATGGAGACCAAGCATGGCTGGAATCATCTGGCCAGCACAACCCCGTATTTGAAAGCAGACGGCACTCCGGGTTCCTATTGCTTCTCCAAGGCAGTGGCGGATCGTGGCCCCTTGTTGCTGGACAAGGCCTCGGTAGTTTCATATCTCGCATTCCACTATTTTCTGGGCAATCGATCTCTGGTTCAAGGCATCGAACGAGCGCCTTGGATGCATTATCCAGCGGATGGCAAATGGTTGCCGTTCGAGATCCCGCGTCACGGCACGGATCGCAGCGAGGCTAAAGCAATTGCGAAAAAATTGCGGAACCTCCTGGAGGATGAATGCCGGGACTATGTTGAGGGAACCAGCAATGTAGGAATTTTCCTCAGCGGGGGCATGGATAGCCGCTTGGCCGCATCGGTTCTGAACAAAGCACAAATGGAATCCGGAAATGCTTTCTCGGTGACGGCGCTCACCTGGGGTTTGAAGGGGACTAGAGATGTGATCTATGCCCGGCGCATTGCCGATGCCTTGGGTTGGAATTGGCATCATCTGGATCTGACGCCAGAGCTTCTGAGAAAAAATCTTCACTGGACTGGGCGTGAAGGGTGCGAAGTGTCGTCGTCACACTTGCATGCGCTATTGGATGTGCGTTCTGCGGGAAATTTCGATGTTGTAATTGCAGGCAGCTATGGCGATTCGATTGGGCGAGCAGAGTATTCCGGCGTCCATGTTAGCGCAGTCTTTGATTATGAATCCATTTCACGAGATCGCTTTGGTGTGCTTCGCGGCTGTGTGCTTGACGAAACGGCTTCAGCGATAAGAGGGGATTTACAGGCCCAGAAAGAGATTTGGCCGGGTAGGTCAATACTTGCAGAGAGGGAAGCCGCACGACAGATTCACTATATGAGACGCAAATTCCAGGCGGTAATGGTAGCCGCCCTGGAACCTTTGCCCTTGGCCCAAATGTTCACCAGGCCGGATGTGGTTTCTTTGATGTGGGGACTGGACCCGGAAATTCGCGATGATAGGTATTACAAAATCCTCAGCGAAGAGCTGGGTCAAAGTCTAGACAATGTGCCGTGGGCGCGCACGGGACAATTGTTCCAGAACCAAGCTGAGAAGTCGACTGAAGTTGCACCACGCCAATTTCACCGTTACGGAAGCTGGTTGCGCGAGGATCTGGGTGCTGAGATTGCGAGCCGCGCTATGAGCGACCGTGTTCTTGGGACAGGTCTTTTCAATGAATCTTCTCTCGGTCGATTGTTGGCGGCTTGGCGGCTTGGTCGCACGAGTACAATTGGCCAGATCGACGAAATGATTTCCTGGCTAGCCAGCTTTGATGTTTTCCTGGAAACGTATGATGTACGAATAATTGAGAGTACTCCTCTCGCGGCAAAAGACATATTACGCGGATGGAAGGGCTCTCTTCACGCGTATGCATACAATTTGATCAGGAGTCTATTGCGAGACTGACGATTAATTATCGTGATCCCGCATGGGGCCTTTCACAATGGCGCCTCCACGGCAAATCACAAAGGCCACAAAATATATATACGTAAGCATGATCAATACATTGAAGCGGTACGCATAGAAAAAATTGGACATAAACAAACCATAGCCGATGATCCCGTAGACCAAGTGGCGGGCCCAGTAGCCCGGCTTGCGGGCAGCAACATACAACCTAGTGGAAAGATAACCCAGACCTAGGGAAATTATGACGACTCCAACCCAGCCAAAGTCCCAAAACACTTCCCCGGTCAGTGAGTAGACGTTAAAGGTTGCTGCCCCGATTTGAACAAAAGGCAAATTGAAGGGAACTGGGTCCACAATACCCAGGCCATCTCCGAGGATCTTCCACATGGGCTGCAGGACCACAGTACCGAAGACCGGCGGGTCGCTCATAGACCCATTGATGATGTTCTCCAAAGCCGGCCAACTCCCCACCATGTAAAGGTAAGGTCTATGCAGCACTGGAAACTGGGCGAAAAAGGCCTGCCCCTGCAAATGTTGGATAACGCCGATATCGATCCGGTAGTTATAAGCAATGAAGAACACCAGCAAGGCCAGCATTCCCCCAGCCAAGTATTTTACACGGAATCGGTTGGGGATCGTAACACTCCAGACAATCAGGGCCGACAGGACAGAAAAAGCCATATACGCCTTGATCCCCGCCAACAAAAGCCCGAAGATCGCCAAGGCAACGAATAACAGATCAATATTACGCCTCTCTCCACTGGCAACTCGGATCACGTACGTTGGCAGCACTAAAATGCCGATCATGTTCAGGTAACCGATAAATTTCATCTGGAACGCCTCTTGGAGCATCCAGATGTTGCCCAATATCCAACCCAGACCATACCGTCCGGTCAGAATGAAAGTAGCCAACAACCAACCACCGGCAGCCAGAATTGCGGTGGTATAGAAAAACATACCAATATTGGTCATATCCTGCTTCGGAAACTTATTCGTCATTTCCGACCTGGAAACGCCTTGTACTCCCAAATACACTCCGGCGCCGAACAGTAACAACGATACCAACAACACCAAATGAGTTTCAAACGACACTTCGGTCATTTTAAGCAGCCTCAAATGATAGCCTGCCATCGAAAAACTGTTCATCCCGACAAAGATACTTAGCGGTGTAAACCAATACCCAAGGGTGCGACTGGAAACCCAGATTGAAATCATTCCGATCGATGAAAACAGCAAAAGCCAAAAAAGATCCAAAAGGCTCATCCTGCATCTCCAGTATTAAAAATATTCACGAACAAATGATGCTGATTCAAAGTAAATCACCCAACCATTTCCTTCAATGAATGGTTCTAGGTTTAGGGTCGAAAGGGAAAGTCAGATTAAGCTACGCAGCACATTCCCTCATTACAAACTACACGGCAAAGATGGCATGAGAAGCAACCCAACGCAACATCGCC
The Candidatus Latescibacterota bacterium DNA segment above includes these coding regions:
- a CDS encoding glycosyltransferase family 4 protein, translated to MPKPVVVMALTAGRKIPGARFRVGQYVAPLREENINLRWWPAPIAKHPPRSHALRPLWLPLSVIGRIPAVAATYKADVTLTSRELVSTMVTWEPMLKKPYVLDVDDAIWLHRGGRFAKRLGKIADVVVAGNSYVADWFSQYCDQIEIIPTAVDTDRFIPNQNQNDRHPVIGWSGTYSNLPFLEALQPAIRRVFEARPDVKLRISSDRHPKLNDLPSDRVEYEPWSVQGEVAFINSLDIGLMPLADNAWSQGKCSYKMLLYLSCQVAVVVSPIGMNSEVLEARDVGRGATSEDSWVDALIELIDDAELRKQMGKRGRDLITSSYSIKALTPKLASVFRKAAGR
- a CDS encoding oligosaccharide repeat unit polymerase; the protein is MSLLDLFWLLLFSSIGMISIWVSSRTLGYWFTPLSIFVGMNSFSMAGYHLRLLKMTEVSFETHLVLLVSLLLFGAGVYLGVQGVSRSEMTNKFPKQDMTNIGMFFYTTAILAAGGWLLATFILTGRYGLGWILGNIWMLQEAFQMKFIGYLNMIGILVLPTYVIRVASGERRNIDLLFVALAIFGLLLAGIKAYMAFSVLSALIVWSVTIPNRFRVKYLAGGMLALLVFFIAYNYRIDIGVIQHLQGQAFFAQFPVLHRPYLYMVGSWPALENIINGSMSDPPVFGTVVLQPMWKILGDGLGIVDPVPFNLPFVQIGAATFNVYSLTGEVFWDFGWVGVVIISLGLGYLSTRLYVAARKPGYWARHLVYGIIGYGLFMSNFFYAYRFNVLIMLTYIYFVAFVICRGGAIVKGPMRDHDN